The following are from one region of the Sandaracinus amylolyticus genome:
- a CDS encoding zinc-dependent metalloprotease yields the protein MLGRTALAASLVALSLSALVTHAQPALRVFPLRVQIARDADGSSAPITDDAWLSAQVASANEIFAPHGVGFVVDSRAPLPDAHARLETRADRHALGARLDPSRIDWFVVRSLRDVDDPSQMRRGVHWRPAGRPGAHFVIVSAIWGPTVLAHELGHYFGNPHSSTPGNIMSYERGDVPPFFDAPQSRRIARFASRFARERAPAPIDRDASDTLPPEAR from the coding sequence GTGCTCGGCCGTACCGCGCTCGCTGCGAGCCTCGTCGCGCTCTCGCTCTCCGCGCTCGTCACCCACGCCCAGCCCGCGCTCCGCGTGTTCCCGCTGCGGGTGCAGATCGCGCGCGACGCCGACGGAAGCAGCGCGCCGATCACCGACGATGCGTGGCTCTCGGCGCAGGTCGCGAGCGCGAACGAGATCTTCGCGCCCCACGGCGTCGGCTTCGTCGTCGACTCGCGCGCCCCGCTGCCCGACGCCCACGCGCGGCTCGAGACGCGCGCCGATCGTCATGCCCTCGGCGCGCGTCTCGATCCTTCGCGCATCGACTGGTTCGTGGTGCGCTCGCTGCGCGACGTCGACGACCCCTCGCAGATGCGCCGCGGCGTGCACTGGCGCCCGGCGGGACGCCCCGGCGCGCACTTCGTGATCGTCTCCGCGATCTGGGGGCCGACCGTGCTCGCGCACGAGCTCGGGCACTACTTCGGCAACCCGCACTCGAGCACGCCCGGCAACATCATGAGCTACGAGCGCGGCGACGTTCCGCCCTTCTTCGACGCCCCGCAGTCGCGCCGCATCGCCCGCTTCGCCTCGCGCTTCGCGCGAGAGCGCGCGCCCGCGCCGATCGATCGCGACGCGAGCGACACGCTCCCGCCCGAGGCCCGGTGA